A stretch of the Thunnus thynnus chromosome 7, fThuThy2.1, whole genome shotgun sequence genome encodes the following:
- the zc3h4 gene encoding zinc finger CCCH domain-containing protein 4 isoform X2 — MAVESMTVHPNSPTTNHEHNSLLTDERPEDGELEEGELEDDGGDMEEEGGAPAAGGGGVGDGGDEAGGGGEAIGEGAGERPRRSKERHASSESDDERSHRRKRKRKKEREREREKRRSKKKRKSKHKRHASSDDDHSDYSDDSDYSPSEKRKYREYSPQYPPPSHGGYSGSKKGSYMKMDKQSYGGYDDYDDDNYEGEEEEDIGEEDYDDFTKELNQYRKAKEGGGGRGGRGGKGRMKNQRGRGGMRGGRRGRGGIRGRGGRGGGGKMGGDNDDGDGYGDEMEYVDDDYDNMGEDDYDDYSKELNQYKKSKDRGRGGKGCRGRGRGKGGRGMIRGGKGRNRGRGRGDMGNDDDNNGDMDNGDGGGGDVGPGPGRRNQNEKHQDKKGKAICKYYIEGRCTWGDHCNFSHDIELPKKKELCKFYITGFCARADHCPYMHGEFPCKLFHTTGNCVNGDECMFSHETLNDDTQELLNKMLAEDAEAGAEDEKEVEELKKQGINPLPKPPPGVGLLPTPPRPVPVDTNTGAGDFGCPAAGDFGGPPGPNQVPIANKGPPGPGPVPGPNPCAGPPVHGPDGSPYQGGPPNPSGPPPHMGPPPPCGGGGGGGGKKIPSLFEIKVQPTGQLAQKLAVRSQTPSGNQGQTAAPGPQGAPGAPPTRFPAPPGMMPPDMQNMGPNLGMNQGPPNMGPGGPPMMGGFASGDGPPHGGAMPPGPPQGGGNFFNNFFNQQEGMEMEGVVQEGDNYQGFSGLDERGGAGSFGNQSGGQEGSANGASANQGGISVPDFLPPAQRVLFMRIQQKQQEEEERARRMAEGGAEKTRDTEGDSGNWYSSEDEDGGGSVTSILKTLRQQTQVPQKSDGPPSDPRLQKASPANPPARPADPRLVRDPRLARVADSAQSSDSTHSMPAPSSSGPPADPRLARLAAATSAVSASHSPPAPKQEPPLIYKPPPLTTPAVDEEETERVLRDKPVPIPLDPLMGMALRDPRSQLQQFSHIKKDIILHMPAFAKTITWSPEDLLPLPIPKQDLLPLPPGIPPVSSLDPRLSRTQQQLHPTLPHSQPPPVQPPPSFEPPAPSSSTSSLPDFELLSRILKTVNSSPSQTPSPPLLPTPAPPMSLLGPPPPPVPPTPVEKPVDPRVARKGPTDPRLQQQKSSLKQPSDPTPPPVSPAPPATTSSSSPPTIAPYDPRLLSSGGAGRGVGTGAPGGASVLSSISLYDPRTNKPGSPGTSSGSPNSASTESKPSDPTTGKPKSKEPLFVRKSALDQPEPEKSGEQGTDRYNSYNRPRPKPAPSPNSTTQGGPAAAGAAAAGGQGAPGAAADQGPAGVHNLPVSSLFGVVKQATKPGGTGSPFGGNSPAQSDQAATEQDNASLKDVFKGFDPTASPFCQ, encoded by the exons ATGGCTGTGGAAAGCATGACTGTCCATCCAAACTCCCCAACTACCAACCACGAACACAACAGTCTCCTGACTGACGAAAG GCCAGAAGATGGAGAGCTGGAGGAGGGTGAGCTGGAAGATGACGGGGGAGatatggaggaggagggaggcgCACCcgcagctggaggaggaggagtcggAGACGGCGGCGACGAAGCGGGCGGAGGAGGCGAAGCGATAGGGGAAGGGGCCGGGGAGAGGCCCAGGCGAAGTAAAGAACGCCACGCCAGCAGCGAATCGGACGACGAGAGATCCCACCGTcgcaagaggaagaggaagaaagagagggagcgagagagagagaagaggagatcCAAGAAGAAACGCAAATCCAAACACAAA CGTCACGCATCGTCTGATGACGACCACTCGGACTACAGCGATGACTCTGACTACTCTCCCAGTGAGAAGAGGAAGTACAGAGAGTACAGCCCCCAGTACCCCCCTCCT TCTCACGGCGGCTACAGCGGCTCAAAGAAGGGCAGCTACATGAAGATGGACAAGCAGAGCTACGGAGGCTACGACGATTACGACGACGACAACTacgagggagaggaagaggaagacatAGGGGAAGAAGACTACGACGACTTCACCAAGGAGCTCAACCAGTACCGCAAGGCCAAGGAGGGAGGAGGCGGCCGCGGAGGACGAG GGGGCAAAGGTCGTATGAAGAACCAGAGAGGCCGTGGAGGaatgagaggagggaggaggggaagaggaggcatcagaggaagaggaggacgaggtggaggaggaaagaTGGGAGGAGATAACGACGACGGTGATGGTTACGGAGACGAAATGGAG TATGTCGATGATGATTATGACAACATGGGGGAGGATGACTACGACGATTACTCAAAGGAGCTCAATCAGTACAAGAAATCCAAAGACAGAGGCAGAG GTGGTAAAGGTTGCCGCGGGCGAGGCAGAGGTAAAGGAGGGCGAGGTATGATCAGAGGAGGAAAGGGTCGAAACCGAGGCAGAGGAAGAGGTGACATGGGGAACGATGACGACAACAACGGAGACATGGACAACGGG gACGGAGGAGGAGGCGATGTTGGACCAGGACCAGGGAGGAGGAATCAGAATGAGAAGCACCAGGACAAGAAAGGAAAGGCCATCTGCAAGTACTACATCGAGGGGAGATGTACCTGG GGGGACCACTGCAACTTCAGCCACGACATCGAGCTGCCCAAGAAGAAAGAGCTGTGCAAGTTCTACATCACTGGATTCTGCGCCCGAGCCGACCACTGTCCTTACATGCATG GTGAATTTCCCTGTAAGCTGTTCCACACCACAGGAAACTGTGTCAACGGCGATGAGTGTATGTTCTCCCACGAAACCCTCAACGATGACACTCAGGAGCTGCTCAACAAG ATGCTGGCAGAGGATGCAGAAGCTGGCGCTGAGGACgagaaggaggtggaggagctgaagaagcaGGGCATCAACCCTCTCCCCAAACCCCCTCCTGGAGTCGGCCTCCTCCCCACCCCTCCTCGGCCCGTTCCCGTAGACACCAACACGGGGGCTGGGGATTTTGGATGTCCTGCGGCGGGTGACTTTGGCGGTCCTCCTGGACCCAACCAGGTGCCCATCGCCAACAAAGGTCCCCCAGGACCGGGGCCTGTTCCCGGGCCTAACCCCTGCGCGGGTCCACCCGTCCACGGCCCTGACGGTAGTCCCTACCAAGGAGGACCCCCAAATCCCAGTGGCCCTCCTCCTCACATGGGCCCCCCACCTCCTTGTGGTGGAGGCGGAGGCGGCGGGGGGAAGAAGATCCCCTCGTTGTTTGAGATTAAAGTTCAGCCGACGGGACAACTTGCTCAGAAACTGGCTGTAAG GAGCCAGACACCCAGCGGCAACCAGGGTCAGACCGCAGCGCCTGGACCGCAAGGAGCCCCCGGTGCCCCTCCTACCCGCTTCCCCGCCCCGCCAGGCATGATGCCCCCCGACATGCAGAACATGGGCCCGAACCTCGGGATGAACCAGGGCCCGCCCAACATGGGCCCCGGCGGACCGCCCATGATGGGAGGATTCGCGTCCGGTGACGGCCCTCCACACGGAGGTGCTATGCCTCCAGGTCCTCCTCAGGGTGGAGGAAACTTCTTCAATAACTTCTTCAATCAGCAGGAGGGTATGGAGATGGAAGGAGTGGTGCAAGAAG GTGACAACTACCAGGGTTTCTCCGGCTTGGACGAGAGAGGAGGCGCAGGGAGTTTCGGAAATCAATCGGGTGGCCAAGAAGGCTCTGCTAACGGAGCGTCAGCCAATCAGGGAGGGATTTCTGTGCCCGACTTCCTGCCGCCGGCGCAGCGCGTCTTGTTTATGAGGATCCAACagaagcagcaggaggaggaggaaagagctCGTAGGATGGCGGAGGGAGGAGCAGAGAAGACGAGAGACACTGAAG GTGACTCAGGGAACTGGTACTCCAGTGAGGATGAGGACGGCGGCGGCAGTGTGACGTCGATCTTGAAAACGCTCCGTCAGCAGACCCAGGTTCCTCAAAAATCCGACGGGCCCCCGAGCGACCCTCGGCTCCAGAAGGCGTCTCCTGCCAACCCTCCGGCTCGCCCGGCGGACCCCCGCTTGGTTCGGGACCCGCGTCTTGCCCGTGTCGCAGACTCGGCCCAAAGTTCTGATTCCACCCACTCCATGCCCGCTCCATCTTCCTCTGGGCCGCCTGCGGACCCCAGGTTAGCCCGGCTAGCTGCTGCTACCTCAGCTGTATCCGCCTCCCATTCGCCTCCCGCTCCTAAACAAGAACCGCCTCTGATCTACAAGCCGCCGCCTCTCACAACCCCGGCGGTGGACGAGGAGGAGACGGAACGGGTTTTACGAGACAAGCCGGTGCCGATCCCTCTGGACCCGCTCATGGGTATGGCTCTGAGAGACCCGCGCTCGCAGCTGCAGCAGTTCAGCCACATCAAGAAGGATATTATTCTCCACATGCCAGCCTTCGCCAAAACCATCACCTGGTCGCCTGAAGATCTCCTTCCGCTCCCTATCCCTAAGCAGGACCTCCTTCCACTCCCGCCAGGCATTCCTCCCGTCTCCTCCCTAGACCCACGTCTGTCCCGCACCCAACAGCAGCTCCATCCGACCCTCCCTCACTCGCAGCCTCCTCCCGTACAACCTCCCCCCTCCTTCGAGCCTCCcgctccctcctcctctacctcctccctCCCAGACTTTGAGCTGCTGTCTCGTATCCTGAAGACTGTCAACTCCAGCCCGTCCCAGAcgccctcccctcctctcttacCCACCCCCGCTCCTCCTATGTCTCTGCTGGGTCCACCACCTCCCCCCGTGCCTCCCACACCTGTGGAAAAGCCAGTTGACCCCCGCGTGGCCCGTAAAGGCCCCACAGATCCCCGTCTCCAGCAGCAGAAGTCGTCATTGAAGCAGCCGTCGGATCCCACGCCTCCTCCTGTCTCCCCTGCGCCTCCAGCAACGACATCTAGCTCCTCCCCACCCACCATCGCACCCTACGACCCGAGGCTTCTCTCCTCAGGTGGGGCAGGGCGCGGTGTTGGGACCGGGGCACCAGGGGGAGCCAGCGTGCTGAGCAGCATCAGTCTGTATGACCCTCGGACTAACAAACCAGGCAGCCCTGGTACCAGCAGCGGCTCCCCCAACTCAGCCAGCACAGAGTCCAAACCCAGTGACCCCACGACGGGTAAACCCAAGTCCAAGGAGCCCCTGTTTGTTCGGAAGTCCGCGCTGGACCAACCCGAACCGGAGAAAAGTGGAGAACAAGGAACCGATAGATACAACAGCTATAACAGACCCCGGCCCAAGCCTGCACCTTCGCCTAACTCCACGACACAGGGAGGCCCCGCTGCAGCCGGGGCAGCCGCCGCCGGAGGTCAAGGTGCTCCTGGAGCCGCTGCAGACCAGGGGCCCGCAGGCGTCCACAACCTACCAGTGTCCTCTCTATTCGGCGTGGTGAAGCAAGCGACCAAGCCCGGCGGGACGGGGAGTCCGTTTGGAGGAAACAGTCCGGCGCAGTCCGACCAGGCGGCCACAGAACAGGACAACGCCTCGCTAAAGGACGTTTTCAAAGGCTTCGACCCCACAGCCTCGCCGTTCTGCCAGTGA
- the zc3h4 gene encoding zinc finger CCCH domain-containing protein 4 isoform X1, with protein sequence MAVESMTVHPNSPTTNHEHNSLLTDERPEDGELEEGELEDDGGDMEEEGGAPAAGGGGVGDGGDEAGGGGEAIGEGAGERPRRSKERHASSESDDERSHRRKRKRKKEREREREKRRSKKKRKSKHKRHASSDDDHSDYSDDSDYSPSEKRKYREYSPQYPPPSHGGYSGSKKGSYMKMDKQSYGGYDDYDDDNYEGEEEEDIGEEDYDDFTKELNQYRKAKEGGGGRGGRGGSTADLLLLYAKRGKGRMKNQRGRGGMRGGRRGRGGIRGRGGRGGGGKMGGDNDDGDGYGDEMEYVDDDYDNMGEDDYDDYSKELNQYKKSKDRGRGGKGCRGRGRGKGGRGMIRGGKGRNRGRGRGDMGNDDDNNGDMDNGDGGGGDVGPGPGRRNQNEKHQDKKGKAICKYYIEGRCTWGDHCNFSHDIELPKKKELCKFYITGFCARADHCPYMHGEFPCKLFHTTGNCVNGDECMFSHETLNDDTQELLNKMLAEDAEAGAEDEKEVEELKKQGINPLPKPPPGVGLLPTPPRPVPVDTNTGAGDFGCPAAGDFGGPPGPNQVPIANKGPPGPGPVPGPNPCAGPPVHGPDGSPYQGGPPNPSGPPPHMGPPPPCGGGGGGGGKKIPSLFEIKVQPTGQLAQKLAVRSQTPSGNQGQTAAPGPQGAPGAPPTRFPAPPGMMPPDMQNMGPNLGMNQGPPNMGPGGPPMMGGFASGDGPPHGGAMPPGPPQGGGNFFNNFFNQQEGMEMEGVVQEGDNYQGFSGLDERGGAGSFGNQSGGQEGSANGASANQGGISVPDFLPPAQRVLFMRIQQKQQEEEERARRMAEGGAEKTRDTEGDSGNWYSSEDEDGGGSVTSILKTLRQQTQVPQKSDGPPSDPRLQKASPANPPARPADPRLVRDPRLARVADSAQSSDSTHSMPAPSSSGPPADPRLARLAAATSAVSASHSPPAPKQEPPLIYKPPPLTTPAVDEEETERVLRDKPVPIPLDPLMGMALRDPRSQLQQFSHIKKDIILHMPAFAKTITWSPEDLLPLPIPKQDLLPLPPGIPPVSSLDPRLSRTQQQLHPTLPHSQPPPVQPPPSFEPPAPSSSTSSLPDFELLSRILKTVNSSPSQTPSPPLLPTPAPPMSLLGPPPPPVPPTPVEKPVDPRVARKGPTDPRLQQQKSSLKQPSDPTPPPVSPAPPATTSSSSPPTIAPYDPRLLSSGGAGRGVGTGAPGGASVLSSISLYDPRTNKPGSPGTSSGSPNSASTESKPSDPTTGKPKSKEPLFVRKSALDQPEPEKSGEQGTDRYNSYNRPRPKPAPSPNSTTQGGPAAAGAAAAGGQGAPGAAADQGPAGVHNLPVSSLFGVVKQATKPGGTGSPFGGNSPAQSDQAATEQDNASLKDVFKGFDPTASPFCQ encoded by the exons ATGGCTGTGGAAAGCATGACTGTCCATCCAAACTCCCCAACTACCAACCACGAACACAACAGTCTCCTGACTGACGAAAG GCCAGAAGATGGAGAGCTGGAGGAGGGTGAGCTGGAAGATGACGGGGGAGatatggaggaggagggaggcgCACCcgcagctggaggaggaggagtcggAGACGGCGGCGACGAAGCGGGCGGAGGAGGCGAAGCGATAGGGGAAGGGGCCGGGGAGAGGCCCAGGCGAAGTAAAGAACGCCACGCCAGCAGCGAATCGGACGACGAGAGATCCCACCGTcgcaagaggaagaggaagaaagagagggagcgagagagagagaagaggagatcCAAGAAGAAACGCAAATCCAAACACAAA CGTCACGCATCGTCTGATGACGACCACTCGGACTACAGCGATGACTCTGACTACTCTCCCAGTGAGAAGAGGAAGTACAGAGAGTACAGCCCCCAGTACCCCCCTCCT TCTCACGGCGGCTACAGCGGCTCAAAGAAGGGCAGCTACATGAAGATGGACAAGCAGAGCTACGGAGGCTACGACGATTACGACGACGACAACTacgagggagaggaagaggaagacatAGGGGAAGAAGACTACGACGACTTCACCAAGGAGCTCAACCAGTACCGCAAGGCCAAGGAGGGAGGAGGCGGCCGCGGAGGACGAGGTGGGTCGACGGCAgaccttcttcttctgtatgCTAAAC GGGGCAAAGGTCGTATGAAGAACCAGAGAGGCCGTGGAGGaatgagaggagggaggaggggaagaggaggcatcagaggaagaggaggacgaggtggaggaggaaagaTGGGAGGAGATAACGACGACGGTGATGGTTACGGAGACGAAATGGAG TATGTCGATGATGATTATGACAACATGGGGGAGGATGACTACGACGATTACTCAAAGGAGCTCAATCAGTACAAGAAATCCAAAGACAGAGGCAGAG GTGGTAAAGGTTGCCGCGGGCGAGGCAGAGGTAAAGGAGGGCGAGGTATGATCAGAGGAGGAAAGGGTCGAAACCGAGGCAGAGGAAGAGGTGACATGGGGAACGATGACGACAACAACGGAGACATGGACAACGGG gACGGAGGAGGAGGCGATGTTGGACCAGGACCAGGGAGGAGGAATCAGAATGAGAAGCACCAGGACAAGAAAGGAAAGGCCATCTGCAAGTACTACATCGAGGGGAGATGTACCTGG GGGGACCACTGCAACTTCAGCCACGACATCGAGCTGCCCAAGAAGAAAGAGCTGTGCAAGTTCTACATCACTGGATTCTGCGCCCGAGCCGACCACTGTCCTTACATGCATG GTGAATTTCCCTGTAAGCTGTTCCACACCACAGGAAACTGTGTCAACGGCGATGAGTGTATGTTCTCCCACGAAACCCTCAACGATGACACTCAGGAGCTGCTCAACAAG ATGCTGGCAGAGGATGCAGAAGCTGGCGCTGAGGACgagaaggaggtggaggagctgaagaagcaGGGCATCAACCCTCTCCCCAAACCCCCTCCTGGAGTCGGCCTCCTCCCCACCCCTCCTCGGCCCGTTCCCGTAGACACCAACACGGGGGCTGGGGATTTTGGATGTCCTGCGGCGGGTGACTTTGGCGGTCCTCCTGGACCCAACCAGGTGCCCATCGCCAACAAAGGTCCCCCAGGACCGGGGCCTGTTCCCGGGCCTAACCCCTGCGCGGGTCCACCCGTCCACGGCCCTGACGGTAGTCCCTACCAAGGAGGACCCCCAAATCCCAGTGGCCCTCCTCCTCACATGGGCCCCCCACCTCCTTGTGGTGGAGGCGGAGGCGGCGGGGGGAAGAAGATCCCCTCGTTGTTTGAGATTAAAGTTCAGCCGACGGGACAACTTGCTCAGAAACTGGCTGTAAG GAGCCAGACACCCAGCGGCAACCAGGGTCAGACCGCAGCGCCTGGACCGCAAGGAGCCCCCGGTGCCCCTCCTACCCGCTTCCCCGCCCCGCCAGGCATGATGCCCCCCGACATGCAGAACATGGGCCCGAACCTCGGGATGAACCAGGGCCCGCCCAACATGGGCCCCGGCGGACCGCCCATGATGGGAGGATTCGCGTCCGGTGACGGCCCTCCACACGGAGGTGCTATGCCTCCAGGTCCTCCTCAGGGTGGAGGAAACTTCTTCAATAACTTCTTCAATCAGCAGGAGGGTATGGAGATGGAAGGAGTGGTGCAAGAAG GTGACAACTACCAGGGTTTCTCCGGCTTGGACGAGAGAGGAGGCGCAGGGAGTTTCGGAAATCAATCGGGTGGCCAAGAAGGCTCTGCTAACGGAGCGTCAGCCAATCAGGGAGGGATTTCTGTGCCCGACTTCCTGCCGCCGGCGCAGCGCGTCTTGTTTATGAGGATCCAACagaagcagcaggaggaggaggaaagagctCGTAGGATGGCGGAGGGAGGAGCAGAGAAGACGAGAGACACTGAAG GTGACTCAGGGAACTGGTACTCCAGTGAGGATGAGGACGGCGGCGGCAGTGTGACGTCGATCTTGAAAACGCTCCGTCAGCAGACCCAGGTTCCTCAAAAATCCGACGGGCCCCCGAGCGACCCTCGGCTCCAGAAGGCGTCTCCTGCCAACCCTCCGGCTCGCCCGGCGGACCCCCGCTTGGTTCGGGACCCGCGTCTTGCCCGTGTCGCAGACTCGGCCCAAAGTTCTGATTCCACCCACTCCATGCCCGCTCCATCTTCCTCTGGGCCGCCTGCGGACCCCAGGTTAGCCCGGCTAGCTGCTGCTACCTCAGCTGTATCCGCCTCCCATTCGCCTCCCGCTCCTAAACAAGAACCGCCTCTGATCTACAAGCCGCCGCCTCTCACAACCCCGGCGGTGGACGAGGAGGAGACGGAACGGGTTTTACGAGACAAGCCGGTGCCGATCCCTCTGGACCCGCTCATGGGTATGGCTCTGAGAGACCCGCGCTCGCAGCTGCAGCAGTTCAGCCACATCAAGAAGGATATTATTCTCCACATGCCAGCCTTCGCCAAAACCATCACCTGGTCGCCTGAAGATCTCCTTCCGCTCCCTATCCCTAAGCAGGACCTCCTTCCACTCCCGCCAGGCATTCCTCCCGTCTCCTCCCTAGACCCACGTCTGTCCCGCACCCAACAGCAGCTCCATCCGACCCTCCCTCACTCGCAGCCTCCTCCCGTACAACCTCCCCCCTCCTTCGAGCCTCCcgctccctcctcctctacctcctccctCCCAGACTTTGAGCTGCTGTCTCGTATCCTGAAGACTGTCAACTCCAGCCCGTCCCAGAcgccctcccctcctctcttacCCACCCCCGCTCCTCCTATGTCTCTGCTGGGTCCACCACCTCCCCCCGTGCCTCCCACACCTGTGGAAAAGCCAGTTGACCCCCGCGTGGCCCGTAAAGGCCCCACAGATCCCCGTCTCCAGCAGCAGAAGTCGTCATTGAAGCAGCCGTCGGATCCCACGCCTCCTCCTGTCTCCCCTGCGCCTCCAGCAACGACATCTAGCTCCTCCCCACCCACCATCGCACCCTACGACCCGAGGCTTCTCTCCTCAGGTGGGGCAGGGCGCGGTGTTGGGACCGGGGCACCAGGGGGAGCCAGCGTGCTGAGCAGCATCAGTCTGTATGACCCTCGGACTAACAAACCAGGCAGCCCTGGTACCAGCAGCGGCTCCCCCAACTCAGCCAGCACAGAGTCCAAACCCAGTGACCCCACGACGGGTAAACCCAAGTCCAAGGAGCCCCTGTTTGTTCGGAAGTCCGCGCTGGACCAACCCGAACCGGAGAAAAGTGGAGAACAAGGAACCGATAGATACAACAGCTATAACAGACCCCGGCCCAAGCCTGCACCTTCGCCTAACTCCACGACACAGGGAGGCCCCGCTGCAGCCGGGGCAGCCGCCGCCGGAGGTCAAGGTGCTCCTGGAGCCGCTGCAGACCAGGGGCCCGCAGGCGTCCACAACCTACCAGTGTCCTCTCTATTCGGCGTGGTGAAGCAAGCGACCAAGCCCGGCGGGACGGGGAGTCCGTTTGGAGGAAACAGTCCGGCGCAGTCCGACCAGGCGGCCACAGAACAGGACAACGCCTCGCTAAAGGACGTTTTCAAAGGCTTCGACCCCACAGCCTCGCCGTTCTGCCAGTGA